GTTATCGGGTCGGTCGTTATCGGAAGTGCGCTTGGTATAATCGCTGGTTATTATGGCCGCTGGGTTGATACAATCATTTCAAGAGTTTTTGATATTATGCTTGCATTCCCATCAATACTACTAGCGATTGCGATTGTTTCCGTACTAGGTCCTTCCTTACAAAATGCATTAATAGCAATTGCAATTATTAATGTACCGAACTTCGGACGGCTAATCCGCTCGAAAGTGCTTAGTATAAAAGAAGATGAATATATTACCGCAGCTAAAGGGGTAGGTATGAAAGATGCGCGCATATTATTTTCGCATATACTGCCCAATTCCATGGCGCCGGTAATTGTTCAAGGAACATTAGCGATTGCGACTGCAATCCTAGAAGCCGCCGCACTTGGATTTCTCGGGCTCGGTGCTGCCGCGCCAGAACCTGAATGGGGAAAAATACTCGCAGACTCGAAAAATTATCTTCAATCAGCACCATGGACAATGATATTCCCGGGACTTGCCATCATGCTAACTGTTCTTGGTTTCAACTTAATGGGGGACGGATTACGAGATGCAATGGACCCCCGGATGAAAAACTAAAAAAACCCGCCCATCAATTCACTCTCGATGGGCGGGATTATCTTTTTCAGTAACTTTCTTCGTTAAAATCAACATTTATATTGACTTTATGGTGCTTGTGGATCGAGACAATAAGCGTATCCAAATGTTCTAATTGCTCCTCGTAATTCAAGATAGCAGAGAGTACATGAAGTAGATGATAGGATGAGAATTCTTCTTCTTCTTTGGTAAGTGCGATTTCTTTCGCGAAAATCTCCAATACTTCATGTCGTTGAATATAGTCTTCATTATTATCGGAAGACATGCTTTCAGGTTTTAACTTGCCAACAAATTTAAGGTGCAACTGTTCGTGGTAGGTTAAAAGCGCATCAAGTCGTTCTTGAACCATCATTCGAAATTGCTCCGGCAACACGATAAGTTCATTTTCATATTTATGAATTCGTTGGAGTACTTCATAACTTCGTCTTGACGCCGCAATCATCTGGCGATAAACAACGAGCTTTCTTCCCTTGTTTCTTGTGACTTTTTTAAAATAACTACGTTCCTCTTTATAAAATAGAAATGTCTGCTCGATTGCAGCAAGCCGATCTTTTATCGTCTTTAGT
Above is a window of Sporosarcina sp. 6E9 DNA encoding:
- a CDS encoding ABC transporter permease, translated to MSELLPKVDGIAEAKVDRSAGPWREAWKGFRKSKVAVVGMVIVFFFIVVAIVGPFIAKEGINEQFMADRLLPPSSEYWLGTDDFGRDILSRIIHGARISLWVGFFSVIGSVVIGSALGIIAGYYGRWVDTIISRVFDIMLAFPSILLAIAIVSVLGPSLQNALIAIAIINVPNFGRLIRSKVLSIKEDEYITAAKGVGMKDARILFSHILPNSMAPVIVQGTLAIATAILEAAALGFLGLGAAAPEPEWGKILADSKNYLQSAPWTMIFPGLAIMLTVLGFNLMGDGLRDAMDPRMKN